In Carya illinoinensis cultivar Pawnee chromosome 9, C.illinoinensisPawnee_v1, whole genome shotgun sequence, the following are encoded in one genomic region:
- the LOC122277611 gene encoding uncharacterized protein LOC122277611 isoform X1, translating to MEYSSYKEVQVSGEQRVCRNESEYVQDSTQDFFTNEFGLPLTTIPNFEDMSCDIFYMLVREGSFKWLPGKRCSYNEEFEEMGRPPSARNWMREGDEQEGWKQC from the exons ATGGAGTATAGTTCATATAAAGAAGTGCAG GTATCTGGAGAACAACGGGTGTGTAGGAATGAGTCTGAATATGTGCAAGATTCTACTCAAGATTTCTTCACCAATGAATTTGGGCTTCCATTAACCACGATTCCAA attttgaagatatgAGTTGTGATATCTTTTACATGTTGGTAAGAGAAGGATCATTTAAATGGTTGCCTGGCAAGCGGTGCTCCTACAATGAAGAATTTGAAGAGATGGGAAGGCCTCCATCTGCGAGGAATTGGATGAGAGAGGGAGACGAGCAAGAGGGATGGAAACAATGTTGA
- the LOC122277611 gene encoding uncharacterized protein LOC122277611 isoform X2, with the protein MEYSSYKEVQVSGEQRVCRNESEYVQDSTQDFFTNEFGLPLTTIPRSFKWLPGKRCSYNEEFEEMGRPPSARNWMREGDEQEGWKQC; encoded by the exons ATGGAGTATAGTTCATATAAAGAAGTGCAG GTATCTGGAGAACAACGGGTGTGTAGGAATGAGTCTGAATATGTGCAAGATTCTACTCAAGATTTCTTCACCAATGAATTTGGGCTTCCATTAACCACGATTCCAA GATCATTTAAATGGTTGCCTGGCAAGCGGTGCTCCTACAATGAAGAATTTGAAGAGATGGGAAGGCCTCCATCTGCGAGGAATTGGATGAGAGAGGGAGACGAGCAAGAGGGATGGAAACAATGTTGA
- the LOC122277611 gene encoding uncharacterized protein LOC122277611 isoform X3: MEYSSYKEVQVSGEQRVCRNESEYVQDSTQDFFTNEFGLPLTTIPKKDHLNGCLASGAPTMKNLKRWEGLHLRGIG, encoded by the exons ATGGAGTATAGTTCATATAAAGAAGTGCAG GTATCTGGAGAACAACGGGTGTGTAGGAATGAGTCTGAATATGTGCAAGATTCTACTCAAGATTTCTTCACCAATGAATTTGGGCTTCCATTAACCACGATTCCAA AGAAGGATCATTTAAATGGTTGCCTGGCAAGCGGTGCTCCTACAATGAAGAATTTGAAGAGATGGGAAGGCCTCCATCTGCGAGGAATTGGATGA